The Oncorhynchus tshawytscha isolate Ot180627B linkage group LG05, Otsh_v2.0, whole genome shotgun sequence genome includes a window with the following:
- the LOC112251581 gene encoding endothelial zinc finger protein induced by tumor necrosis factor alpha-like gives MDQYGRYESSGQPEELFDPSLHWRQVKEEADELQISTVPLRVETSQVCQNEDPDEQDTSFDPLSVIHRVTEQECGHKSMTYLKVRVLPSPVPVKEESEECSLLPVDEEKVALITVKEEENEDWLKSEDEDVVKVPVPWEPLETSSSCSDTEDTEDSEMESDNVQDCENNEHDDSGALKIENCSKTSLDPGMTLDTDEKANAADFSDSKKGSSSFYPCPHCTLGFTIERFFHGHLKRAHPEEYITLLKFRKIIATQATCPQCGKSFSNKYVMKTHQKSHTGEKPYHCADCGNNYVFADSLKKHRCGKGLRRQTHLTSYEMIPTVERPYTCVQCGKGYRFQTQLTCHEKSHTGERPYKCSQCGKEYRRPAHLKRHQMTHTEERPFDCLRCKKSFYRPETLKAHQKTHTGEKPYRCSLCDKCFGFSRDLKRHQLTHTRETHTGQRSYDVHECKKSSGQLEILNSHQKTHKVEKPKPYQCSVSNMFGLFQRS, from the exons ATGGATCAATATGGGAGATATGAAAGCAGTGGTCAGCCAGAAGAGCTTTTT GATCCCTCACTGCATTGGAGGCAAGTCAAAGAGGAAGCTGATGAACTCCAGATTTCAACTGTGCCATTAAGAGTTGAAACATCCCAGGTTTGTCAAAATGAGGACCCGGATGAACAAGATACCTCCTTTGATCCACTTTCAGTCATCCATCGAGTCACAGAGCAAGAGTGTGGACATAAAAGCATGACTTACCTCAAAGTAAGG GTGCTGCCTTCTCCAGTCCCAGTCAAAGAGGAGTCTGAAGAATGCTCCCTTCTGCCAGTAGATGAAGAGAAAGTTGCCTTAATTACAGTTaaggaagaagagaatgaagactGGTTGAAGTCAGAAGATGAGGATGTTGTGAAAGTGCCAGTGCCTTGGGAACCGTTGGAAACATCATCATCATGCTCAGATACAGAGGATACAGAGGACAGTGAGATGGAAAGTGATAATGTGCAG GACTGTGAAAACAATGAGCATGATGATTCAGGAGCATTGAAGATTGAAAATTGCAGCAAGACATCATTGGATCCAGGGATGACACTAGATACAGATGAGAAAGCTAATGCTGCTGATTTCA GTGACTCTAAAAAGGGGTCCTCCTCCTTCTACCCATGCCCTCATTGTACGCTCGGTTTCACCATAGAACGCTTTTTTCACGGGCATCTCAAGAGGGCCCACCCTGAAGAGTACATCACTCTGCTAAAGTTTCGGAAAATCATAGCAACCCAAGCCACGTGCCCACAATGTGGCAAGAGCTTCTCCAATAAATATGTTATGAAAACACATCAGAAGagtcacacaggagagaaaccatatcACTGTGCAGACTGTGGGAATAACTACGTCTTCGCTGATTCACTCAAAAAACACAGATGTGGGAAAGGATTACGAAGACAAACCCATCTGACCAGCTATGAAATGATCCCCACAGTAGAGAGACCATATACATGCGTTCAGTGTGGGAAAGGATATAGATTTCAAACCCAACTGACTTGCCATGAAAAGagccacacaggagagagaccatataaatgctctcagtgtggaaaAGAATACAGAAGACCAGCCCATCTAAAAAGACATCAAATGACCCACACTGAAGAGAGGCCATTTGATTGCCTCAGGTGTAAGAAGTCATTCTACCGGCCGGAAACTCTAAAAGCACACCAGAAAACCcatacaggagaaaagccttatcGGTGCTCTCTGTGTGACAAATGTTTTGGCTTTTCCAGAGACCTTAAGAGACATCAGTTGACACATACAAGGGAGACCCACACTGGACAGAGGTCCTATGATGTCCACGAGTGTAAGAAGTCCTCCGGCCAGCTGGAAATTCTCAATTCACACCAGAAAACACACAAA GTAGAAAAGCCTAAGCCTTATCAGTGCTCTGTGTCAAACATGTTTGGGCTTTTCCAGAGATCTTAG
- the LOC112251055 gene encoding zinc finger and BTB domain-containing protein 17-like isoform X1: MFANTERRLTGVPFLLVHWSRSNSLNVIFIQEGFVLLTCQLQGSMIHFLVCPAEVAKKIAFKGKECILVFSSFRMCNRNNIPRVSDTSENIHVTGHESVHLLKMDQYGRCESSDQPEEDPSLHWSEVKEEAEEFPISAVSLGVETSQVCQKEDPDEQDPSFYTVSDMHGVTEQECGHKGMTHLKVPPSPVPVKEESEECSLLPVDEQKVALFTVKKEEDEDGLKSEDEDVVKVSVPWEPLETSSSCSDTEDTEDSDMESDNMQDCENHELDVSRGVKIKDCSRTSLDPGTVPDRDEKANAVDFSGFEGGSSFYPCPHCAIGFTIERFFLGHLKRDHPKDYIEMLKTGKIKAYKRGSLRVTPATCPQCGKSFTNKYVMQTHQRTHAGKKSHHCADCGKSFVYADALKRHRWTHAGESI; the protein is encoded by the exons ATGTTTGCAAACACAGAAAGGCGTCTAACGGGGGTTCCGTTCTTGTTGGTACATTGGTCTCGTTCAAATTCATTGAACGTTATTTTTATCCAAGAAGGCTTCGTTCTTTTAACGTGCCAATTGCAGGGAAGTATGATTCACTTTCTTGTATGTCCAGCTGAGGTAGCAAAAAAAATAGCCTTTAAAGGTAAGGAATGTATTTTGGTCTTTTCGAGTTTCCGTATGTGCAACCGCAATAATATTCCCCGAGTCTCGGATACTTCTGAAAACATCCATGTTACAG GTCACGAGTCTGTTCATCTACTGAAGATGGATCAATATGGGAGATGTGAAAGCAGTGATCAGCCAGAAGAA GATCCCTCACTGCATTGGAGTGAGGTTAAAGAGGAGGCTGAAGAATTTCCGATTTCAGCTGTGTCGTTAGGAGTTGAAACATCCCAGGTTTGTCAAAAGGAGGACCCCGATGAACAAGATCCTTCCTTTTACACGGTTTCAGACATGCATGGAGTCACAGAGCAGGAGTGTGGACATAAAGGCATGACACATCTAAAG GTGCCGCCTTCTCCAGTCCCAGTCAAAGAGGAGTCTGAAGAATGCTCCCTTCTGCCAGTAGATGAACAGAAAGTTGCCCTATTTACAGTGAAGAAGGAAGAGGATGAAGACGGGTTGAAGTCAGAAGATGAGGATGTTGTGAAAGTGTCAGTGCCTTGGGAACCGTTGGAAACATCATCATCATGCTCCGATACAGAGGATACAGAGGACAGTGATATGGAAAGTGATAATATGCAG GACTGTGAAAACCATGAGCTTGATGTTTCAAGAGGAGTGAAGATTAAAGATTGCAGCAGGACATCATTGGATCCAGGGACGGTACCAGATAGAGATGAGAAAGCTAATGCTGTTGATTTCA GTGGCTTTGAAGGGGGGTCCTCCTTCTACCCCTGCCCCCATTGTGCAATCGGCTTCACCATAGAACGCTTTTTCCTTGGGCACCTGAAGAGGGACCACCCTAAAGATTACATTGAAATGCTGAAGACTGGGAAAATCAAAGCCTATAAAAGAGGGAGTTTACGGGTGACCCCAGCCACATGCCCACAATGTGGCAAGAGCTTCACCAATAAATATGTTATGCAAACGCATCAGAGGACTCATGCAGGGAAGAAATCTCATCACTGTGCAGACTGTGGGAAGAGCTTTGTCTATGCTGATGCACTTAAAAGACACAGATGGACTCACGCTGGGGAGAGCATATAA
- the LOC112251055 gene encoding zinc finger and BTB domain-containing protein 17-like isoform X2 → MFANTERRLTGVPFLLVHWSRSNSLNVIFIQEGFVLLTCQLQGSMIHFLVCPAEVAKKIAFKGHESVHLLKMDQYGRCESSDQPEEDPSLHWSEVKEEAEEFPISAVSLGVETSQVCQKEDPDEQDPSFYTVSDMHGVTEQECGHKGMTHLKVPPSPVPVKEESEECSLLPVDEQKVALFTVKKEEDEDGLKSEDEDVVKVSVPWEPLETSSSCSDTEDTEDSDMESDNMQDCENHELDVSRGVKIKDCSRTSLDPGTVPDRDEKANAVDFSGFEGGSSFYPCPHCAIGFTIERFFLGHLKRDHPKDYIEMLKTGKIKAYKRGSLRVTPATCPQCGKSFTNKYVMQTHQRTHAGKKSHHCADCGKSFVYADALKRHRWTHAGESI, encoded by the exons ATGTTTGCAAACACAGAAAGGCGTCTAACGGGGGTTCCGTTCTTGTTGGTACATTGGTCTCGTTCAAATTCATTGAACGTTATTTTTATCCAAGAAGGCTTCGTTCTTTTAACGTGCCAATTGCAGGGAAGTATGATTCACTTTCTTGTATGTCCAGCTGAGGTAGCAAAAAAAATAGCCTTTAAAG GTCACGAGTCTGTTCATCTACTGAAGATGGATCAATATGGGAGATGTGAAAGCAGTGATCAGCCAGAAGAA GATCCCTCACTGCATTGGAGTGAGGTTAAAGAGGAGGCTGAAGAATTTCCGATTTCAGCTGTGTCGTTAGGAGTTGAAACATCCCAGGTTTGTCAAAAGGAGGACCCCGATGAACAAGATCCTTCCTTTTACACGGTTTCAGACATGCATGGAGTCACAGAGCAGGAGTGTGGACATAAAGGCATGACACATCTAAAG GTGCCGCCTTCTCCAGTCCCAGTCAAAGAGGAGTCTGAAGAATGCTCCCTTCTGCCAGTAGATGAACAGAAAGTTGCCCTATTTACAGTGAAGAAGGAAGAGGATGAAGACGGGTTGAAGTCAGAAGATGAGGATGTTGTGAAAGTGTCAGTGCCTTGGGAACCGTTGGAAACATCATCATCATGCTCCGATACAGAGGATACAGAGGACAGTGATATGGAAAGTGATAATATGCAG GACTGTGAAAACCATGAGCTTGATGTTTCAAGAGGAGTGAAGATTAAAGATTGCAGCAGGACATCATTGGATCCAGGGACGGTACCAGATAGAGATGAGAAAGCTAATGCTGTTGATTTCA GTGGCTTTGAAGGGGGGTCCTCCTTCTACCCCTGCCCCCATTGTGCAATCGGCTTCACCATAGAACGCTTTTTCCTTGGGCACCTGAAGAGGGACCACCCTAAAGATTACATTGAAATGCTGAAGACTGGGAAAATCAAAGCCTATAAAAGAGGGAGTTTACGGGTGACCCCAGCCACATGCCCACAATGTGGCAAGAGCTTCACCAATAAATATGTTATGCAAACGCATCAGAGGACTCATGCAGGGAAGAAATCTCATCACTGTGCAGACTGTGGGAAGAGCTTTGTCTATGCTGATGCACTTAAAAGACACAGATGGACTCACGCTGGGGAGAGCATATAA
- the LOC112251055 gene encoding zinc finger protein 37 homolog isoform X3: MDQYGRCESSDQPEEDPSLHWSEVKEEAEEFPISAVSLGVETSQVCQKEDPDEQDPSFYTVSDMHGVTEQECGHKGMTHLKVPPSPVPVKEESEECSLLPVDEQKVALFTVKKEEDEDGLKSEDEDVVKVSVPWEPLETSSSCSDTEDTEDSDMESDNMQDCENHELDVSRGVKIKDCSRTSLDPGTVPDRDEKANAVDFSGFEGGSSFYPCPHCAIGFTIERFFLGHLKRDHPKDYIEMLKTGKIKAYKRGSLRVTPATCPQCGKSFTNKYVMQTHQRTHAGKKSHHCADCGKSFVYADALKRHRWTHAGESI, encoded by the exons ATGGATCAATATGGGAGATGTGAAAGCAGTGATCAGCCAGAAGAA GATCCCTCACTGCATTGGAGTGAGGTTAAAGAGGAGGCTGAAGAATTTCCGATTTCAGCTGTGTCGTTAGGAGTTGAAACATCCCAGGTTTGTCAAAAGGAGGACCCCGATGAACAAGATCCTTCCTTTTACACGGTTTCAGACATGCATGGAGTCACAGAGCAGGAGTGTGGACATAAAGGCATGACACATCTAAAG GTGCCGCCTTCTCCAGTCCCAGTCAAAGAGGAGTCTGAAGAATGCTCCCTTCTGCCAGTAGATGAACAGAAAGTTGCCCTATTTACAGTGAAGAAGGAAGAGGATGAAGACGGGTTGAAGTCAGAAGATGAGGATGTTGTGAAAGTGTCAGTGCCTTGGGAACCGTTGGAAACATCATCATCATGCTCCGATACAGAGGATACAGAGGACAGTGATATGGAAAGTGATAATATGCAG GACTGTGAAAACCATGAGCTTGATGTTTCAAGAGGAGTGAAGATTAAAGATTGCAGCAGGACATCATTGGATCCAGGGACGGTACCAGATAGAGATGAGAAAGCTAATGCTGTTGATTTCA GTGGCTTTGAAGGGGGGTCCTCCTTCTACCCCTGCCCCCATTGTGCAATCGGCTTCACCATAGAACGCTTTTTCCTTGGGCACCTGAAGAGGGACCACCCTAAAGATTACATTGAAATGCTGAAGACTGGGAAAATCAAAGCCTATAAAAGAGGGAGTTTACGGGTGACCCCAGCCACATGCCCACAATGTGGCAAGAGCTTCACCAATAAATATGTTATGCAAACGCATCAGAGGACTCATGCAGGGAAGAAATCTCATCACTGTGCAGACTGTGGGAAGAGCTTTGTCTATGCTGATGCACTTAAAAGACACAGATGGACTCACGCTGGGGAGAGCATATAA